The Flavobacteriales bacterium genome segment TGGAAAAATTAAATCAAGCTTGAAGGCACCTGTGATATTTGATGGACGTAACTTATATGACTTGGATCAGATGGAAGGAAAGGGTATTTACTATTCTAGTATAGGTAGGAAATTAGTAGAAAAGTAGAATATGGGAAAAGTCCTTATTACTGGTGCCGCCGGTTTTCTTGGATCGCATTTATGCGACAGAATGTTGGCTGATGGTCATGAAGTTATAGGAATGGATAACTTGATAACAGGAAGACTTGAAAATATAGCTCACCTAGAAAGAAATTCCATGTTTGAATTCATTAATCACGATGTTTCCAAATTTATTGATATTGAGGATAATTTAGATTGTATCCTTCATTTCGCTTCCCCAGCTAGTCCGATAGATTATTTGAAAATACCTATACAGACTCTTAAAGTAAGTTCTTTAGGAACTCATAACTGTTTGGGTTTAGCTCTTAAAAAGAAAGCTTCTATAATTGTTGCCTCTACTTCTGAAGTATATGGTGATCCAC includes the following:
- a CDS encoding GDP-mannose 4,6-dehydratase, whose amino-acid sequence is MGKVLITGAAGFLGSHLCDRMLADGHEVIGMDNLITGRLENIAHLERNSMFEFINHDVSKFIDIEDNLDCILHFASPASPIDYLKIPIQTLKVSSLGTHNCLGLALKKKASIIVASTSEVYGDPLVHPQKETYYGNVNPVGPRGVYDEAKRFQEAITMAYGRIHDLETRIVRIFNTYGPRMRLNDG